The Hydrogenobacter sp. T-2 region TGTCTCGTTTATTTAGCTGAAGCACCATTGGCACACCGTTTAGTCCGTATTCTTTGACTTCTTCATAAGCCCTAAGGTTTTCCTCAAGGCTTCTTGTGGAGTCCAGCACAAGCACCAGCCCGTTCACATAGCCAAATATCCATTTCCTAAGAATCTTAAACCTCTCTTGACCTGGGGTGGTAAAAACCTCCACACTTAATTCCTTTCCTCCTGACTTTGTCTTTATCTTGAGAGATAGTATGTCAAGGTATACTGTCCTGCCTTCAGAGGTCTGCTGATGGATTCTGTCTAAAACATAATTGGAATATATCTCACGCAGTTTTTCAAGGTTTGTGGTCTTTCCCGCCATACCAAGCCCGTGGTATAGGATGCGTAATGTCATAGAGCCAGGTCCTCAAACCTTACTACCCTGTTTTCACCTCTTGCGAGGGCGTTTTCCAAAAGTGTGGTCAACTCCCTTGATA contains the following coding sequences:
- a CDS encoding GTP-binding protein; translation: MTLRILYHGLGMAGKTTNLEKLREIYSNYVLDRIHQQTSEGRTVYLDILSLKIKTKSGGKELSVEVFTTPGQERFKILRKWIFGYVNGLVLVLDSTRSLEENLRAYEEVKEYGLNGVPMVLQLNKRDIGKLSPEEVMVAFGNLPIVEAVATAGMGVAETFRAVLKEALNAKATAG